A window of Clostridia bacterium contains these coding sequences:
- a CDS encoding ISAs1 family transposase, with the protein MSKRTRKPCSKTSRAWQKKIFPLRAIQHDRGHGRIETRKIAASAMINDYVNFPHVGQVFYIERYRTEIKTGAQSYEIAYGVTSLTPEKAGPETLLKLSRSHWEIESLHWVRDVVYDEDRSQVRTGAGPRVLASLRNTAISILHLNGLPSIAGSLRRNCFHPELALQLVGL; encoded by the coding sequence TTGTCAAAGAGAACCAGAAAACCCTGCTCGAAGACATCAAGGGCCTGGCAGAAGAAGATTTTCCCCCTCAGGGCGATCCAGCACGACCGCGGCCACGGCAGGATCGAGACCCGCAAGATCGCAGCCAGCGCCATGATCAATGATTACGTCAATTTTCCCCACGTCGGCCAGGTATTTTACATTGAGCGGTACCGCACGGAAATCAAAACCGGCGCCCAGAGCTATGAGATCGCCTATGGAGTTACCAGCCTCACCCCCGAAAAAGCAGGCCCGGAAACCTTGTTGAAGCTCTCCCGTTCCCACTGGGAGATCGAATCCCTGCACTGGGTGAGGGATGTGGTCTACGATGAAGACCGCTCCCAGGTCAGGACGGGCGCTGGACCCAGGGTGCTGGCCAGCCTGCGCAACACGGCGATCAGCATCTTGCACTTGAACGGTTTGCCCAGTATTGCCGGATCGCTCAGGAGGAACTGCTTTCACCCGGAGCTTGCCCTGCAGCTGGTCGGCCTATAA